One region of Priestia megaterium genomic DNA includes:
- a CDS encoding DUF1146 family protein, with protein sequence MFGGIEQQTLLTMISHLIFIVITWYALQGFQIEKLMKPNHVFQAKLMLILLTITISSTVSNFFLDYLFWSQRIPSFFQ encoded by the coding sequence TTGTTTGGAGGAATTGAGCAGCAAACGTTACTAACCATGATTTCACATTTGATTTTTATTGTGATTACTTGGTATGCTTTGCAAGGCTTTCAAATTGAAAAGCTGATGAAACCTAATCATGTGTTTCAAGCAAAATTAATGCTTATTTTATTGACCATTACTATTTCATCAACAGTAAGTAATTTCTTTTTGGATTATTTATTTTGGTCACAGCGCATTCCCTCATTTTTTCAATGA
- a CDS encoding F0F1 ATP synthase subunit epsilon: MKTIHVSVVTPDGPVYESEVEMVSTRAQSGELGILHGHIPMVAPLQIGAVRLKKASSTELVAVSGGFLEVRPDKVTILAQAAETAEAIDVARAEEAKKRAEMRLDSKQDDVDVKRAEIALKRAVNRLDISQRKF, encoded by the coding sequence ATGAAGACAATCCATGTCAGTGTAGTGACTCCTGATGGCCCAGTTTACGAATCAGAAGTGGAAATGGTAAGTACCCGAGCACAGAGCGGTGAGCTTGGTATTTTACATGGCCATATTCCGATGGTTGCTCCTTTACAAATTGGAGCCGTCCGCTTGAAGAAAGCAAGCAGTACAGAACTTGTGGCTGTTAGCGGAGGATTTCTTGAAGTAAGACCTGACAAAGTAACAATTCTTGCACAGGCTGCTGAAACAGCTGAAGCGATTGACGTAGCTCGTGCAGAAGAAGCGAAAAAGCGCGCTGAAATGCGCCTTGATAGCAAACAAGACGACGTTGATGTTAAGCGTGCTGAAATTGCCTTAAAACGGGCAGTCAATCGTTTAGATATTAGTCAACGTAAGTTCTAA
- the atpD gene encoding F0F1 ATP synthase subunit beta, which yields MTKGRVTQIMGPVVDVKFDNGHLPAIYNALKISHKPSSASEVAIELTLEVAIHLGDNTVRTVAMSSTDGLVRGLEVEDTGAAISVPVGDVTLGRVFNVLGEKIDLDAPIDAGARRDPIHRQAPKFENLSTQAEILETGIKVVDLLAPYIKGGKIGLFGGAGVGKTVLIQELINNIAQEHGGISVFAGVGERTREGNDLYHEMTDSGVIKKTAMVFGQMNEPPGARQRVALTGLTMAEYFRDEQGQDVLFFIDNIFRFTQAGSEVSALLGRMPSAVGYQPTLATEMGQLQERITSTSVGSVTSIQAIYVPADDYTDPAPATTFAHLDATTNLERKLSEMGIYPAVDPLASTSRALSPEIVGEEHYAIARQVQQTLQRYKELQDIIAILGMDELSDEDKLVVQRARRVQFFLSQNFHVAEQFTGQKGSYVPVKETVKGFKEILEGKYDHLPEDAFRLVGRIEEVIENAKRMGVEV from the coding sequence ATGACAAAAGGACGCGTTACTCAAATCATGGGTCCAGTTGTAGACGTAAAGTTTGACAACGGACACCTTCCGGCAATTTATAACGCCCTTAAAATTTCACATAAACCGAGCAGTGCAAGTGAAGTTGCAATCGAATTAACATTAGAAGTTGCGATTCACTTAGGTGATAACACAGTTCGTACAGTAGCAATGTCATCCACTGACGGCTTAGTTCGTGGATTAGAAGTAGAAGATACAGGTGCAGCAATCTCAGTACCAGTTGGTGACGTTACGTTAGGTCGTGTATTTAACGTATTAGGTGAAAAAATCGACTTAGACGCCCCAATCGATGCAGGTGCACGTCGTGATCCGATCCACCGTCAAGCACCAAAGTTCGAAAATCTATCTACACAAGCTGAAATTCTTGAAACAGGTATTAAAGTAGTAGACTTATTAGCTCCTTACATTAAAGGTGGAAAAATCGGTCTATTCGGTGGTGCCGGTGTAGGTAAAACAGTATTAATTCAAGAGTTAATCAATAACATTGCTCAAGAGCACGGCGGTATTTCGGTATTCGCTGGTGTAGGTGAGCGTACGCGTGAAGGTAATGACTTATACCATGAAATGACAGACTCTGGTGTTATTAAGAAGACGGCTATGGTATTTGGACAAATGAATGAGCCGCCTGGTGCACGTCAGCGTGTTGCATTAACAGGATTAACAATGGCAGAATACTTCCGTGACGAACAAGGTCAAGACGTATTATTCTTTATCGATAATATCTTCCGTTTCACACAAGCGGGTTCAGAAGTATCAGCATTACTTGGCCGTATGCCATCAGCAGTAGGTTATCAGCCAACATTAGCGACAGAAATGGGTCAGCTTCAAGAGCGTATCACGTCAACAAGCGTAGGTTCTGTAACATCGATTCAAGCGATTTACGTACCAGCCGATGACTATACGGATCCAGCTCCAGCGACAACATTTGCTCACTTAGATGCAACAACAAACTTAGAGCGTAAATTATCAGAGATGGGTATTTACCCTGCGGTAGATCCATTAGCATCTACATCTCGCGCTTTATCTCCTGAAATTGTTGGAGAAGAGCACTATGCAATTGCGCGTCAAGTTCAACAAACGTTACAGCGTTATAAAGAGTTACAAGATATCATTGCAATCCTAGGTATGGATGAGTTATCTGATGAAGATAAACTTGTTGTACAACGTGCTCGTCGCGTTCAATTCTTCTTGTCTCAAAACTTCCACGTAGCAGAACAATTTACAGGTCAAAAAGGTTCTTATGTTCCTGTAAAAGAAACTGTTAAAGGATTTAAAGAGATCTTGGAAGGTAAATACGATCATTTACCTGAAGATGCGTTCCGTTTAGTTGGTCGCATTGAAGAAGTTATTGAAAATGCGAAACGTATGGGAGTAGAAGTTTAA
- a CDS encoding F0F1 ATP synthase subunit gamma, giving the protein MASLRDIQTRITSTKKTSQITKAMEMVSAAKLNRAEQNAKSFVPYMEKIQEVVSSVALGSRGASHPMLTARSVKKTGYIVITSDRGLAGAYNSNILRKVSQAIEERHQSPDEYGVIAIGRVGRDFFVKRGIPVLLEITGLADQPAFADIQGIASQTVQMFADGTFDELYLYYNHFINTISQEVTEKKLLPLTDLQPSGKLVGYEFEPSQEEILEVLLPQYAESLIYGGLLDGKASEHAARMTAMKSATDNAKDLINNLTLSYNRARQAAITQEITEIVGGAAALE; this is encoded by the coding sequence TTGGCATCATTACGTGATATACAAACTCGAATCACATCGACGAAAAAAACGAGCCAGATTACGAAAGCAATGGAAATGGTTTCAGCTGCAAAGCTGAATAGAGCGGAACAAAATGCAAAATCGTTTGTTCCATATATGGAAAAAATTCAAGAGGTAGTCTCAAGTGTAGCCCTAGGCAGCAGAGGCGCTTCACATCCAATGTTAACTGCGCGCAGCGTGAAGAAGACTGGTTATATCGTAATCACTTCAGATCGCGGTCTAGCAGGAGCATATAACAGTAATATTTTGCGAAAAGTATCTCAAGCTATTGAAGAACGCCATCAATCACCTGATGAATACGGTGTGATTGCAATTGGACGAGTAGGGAGAGATTTCTTCGTAAAACGCGGTATTCCGGTTTTGCTTGAAATCACAGGCTTAGCAGATCAGCCAGCTTTTGCTGACATTCAAGGAATTGCTTCACAAACAGTTCAAATGTTTGCGGACGGTACGTTTGATGAACTTTACTTATACTACAATCACTTTATCAATACGATTTCACAAGAAGTGACGGAGAAGAAGCTATTGCCTCTAACAGATCTTCAACCTTCTGGTAAACTTGTTGGTTATGAATTTGAACCATCACAAGAAGAGATTTTAGAAGTATTACTTCCTCAGTATGCAGAGAGTTTAATTTACGGCGGCCTGCTTGATGGAAAAGCAAGTGAGCATGCTGCTCGTATGACAGCGATGAAAAGTGCAACAGACAATGCAAAAGATCTTATCAATAATCTTACATTGTCATATAACCGTGCACGTCAAGCGGCAATTACCCAGGAAATTACGGAAATTGTTGGCGGAGCGGCAGCGTTAGAATAG
- the atpA gene encoding F0F1 ATP synthase subunit alpha codes for MSIKAEEISALIKQQIENYQSEIKVSDVGTVIQVGDGIARAHGLDNVMAGELVEFSNGVMGMAQNLEENNVGIIILGPYTEIREGDEVRRTGRIMEVPVGEQLIGRVVNSLGQPVDGLGPVETTKTRPIEGAAPGVMDRKSVHEPLQTGIKAIDALVPIGRGQRELIIGDRQTGKTSVAIDTILNQKDQDMVCIYVAIGQKESTVRNVVETLRKHGALDYTIVVTASASQPAPLLFLAPYAGVTMGEEFMYNGKHVLVIYDDLTKQASAYRELSLLLRRPPGREAYPGDVFYLHSRLLERAAKLSDAKGGGSLTALPFIETQAGDVSAYIPTNVISITDGQIFLQSDLFFSGVRPAINAGLSVSRVGGSAQIKAMKKVAGTLRLDLASYRELESFAQFGSDLDQATQAKLNRGARTVEILKQGLHKPLRVEKQVAVLYALTKGFLDDVPVSDITRFEDEYLTWLESNRKEVLESIRTTGGLPEAGVFESALEEFKKTFIASE; via the coding sequence ATGAGCATCAAAGCTGAAGAAATTAGTGCGCTGATCAAGCAGCAAATTGAAAACTATCAGTCTGAGATTAAAGTGAGTGATGTAGGTACTGTTATCCAAGTTGGGGATGGTATCGCACGTGCTCATGGCCTCGACAATGTCATGGCTGGAGAACTGGTTGAATTTTCAAATGGTGTCATGGGAATGGCACAAAACTTAGAAGAAAACAATGTAGGTATCATTATTTTAGGACCATATACAGAAATTCGTGAAGGTGACGAAGTTCGCCGTACAGGACGCATCATGGAAGTTCCAGTAGGGGAGCAGTTAATCGGTCGTGTTGTTAACTCATTAGGTCAGCCAGTAGACGGCTTAGGCCCGGTAGAAACAACAAAAACACGTCCAATTGAAGGTGCTGCACCTGGCGTTATGGATCGTAAATCAGTACATGAGCCGCTTCAAACAGGTATCAAGGCGATTGACGCACTTGTGCCGATCGGCCGTGGACAGCGTGAGTTAATTATCGGTGACCGTCAAACGGGTAAAACATCGGTAGCAATCGATACAATCTTAAACCAAAAAGATCAAGATATGGTATGTATCTATGTAGCGATTGGCCAAAAAGAATCAACAGTTCGTAACGTAGTAGAGACATTACGTAAACACGGTGCTCTAGATTACACAATCGTTGTAACAGCATCAGCTTCACAACCAGCTCCACTATTATTCTTAGCACCATACGCTGGAGTAACAATGGGTGAAGAGTTTATGTATAACGGTAAGCACGTACTTGTTATTTACGATGACTTAACAAAACAAGCATCAGCTTATCGTGAACTTTCATTACTATTACGCCGTCCTCCAGGTCGTGAAGCGTACCCAGGGGATGTATTCTATCTGCACTCTCGTTTATTAGAGCGTGCGGCAAAGTTATCGGACGCAAAAGGTGGAGGTTCATTAACAGCTCTTCCATTTATTGAAACGCAAGCAGGAGACGTATCTGCTTATATCCCAACGAACGTAATTTCGATTACAGACGGACAAATTTTCTTACAGTCAGATCTATTCTTCTCAGGCGTACGTCCTGCGATTAATGCTGGTCTTTCTGTATCACGTGTAGGGGGATCTGCACAAATTAAAGCGATGAAAAAGGTAGCAGGTACACTGCGTCTAGACCTTGCATCTTATCGTGAGCTTGAATCGTTTGCTCAGTTCGGTTCTGATCTTGACCAAGCAACTCAAGCAAAATTAAATCGAGGAGCGCGTACAGTTGAAATCTTAAAACAAGGTTTACACAAACCGCTTCGCGTAGAAAAACAAGTAGCTGTGCTTTACGCATTAACAAAAGGCTTCTTAGATGATGTTCCAGTATCAGATATTACACGCTTTGAAGACGAGTACTTAACATGGTTAGAATCAAACCGTAAAGAAGTACTTGAATCAATCCGTACAACTGGTGGCCTTCCTGAAGCTGGCGTATTCGAATCAGCACTTGAAGAATTCAAGAAAACATTTATTGCATCTGAATAA
- a CDS encoding F0F1 ATP synthase subunit delta — translation MSQPAVAKRYALALFQLATEKQMIDEMQDQLQIVEEVFAKTPELMDVLTHPKITIERKKQFVSEAFAELSPTVQHTVLLLLERHRIQIVSQMVQEYRFLANEVRGVADATVYSVKPLSADEKRAISQSFASKVGKHTLNISNVVDKSLIGGVKLRIGNRIYDGSISSKLETIHRGLLAHRS, via the coding sequence ATGAGTCAACCAGCTGTAGCCAAGCGCTATGCACTAGCTCTTTTTCAATTAGCAACAGAAAAACAGATGATCGATGAAATGCAAGACCAGCTACAAATCGTTGAAGAGGTGTTTGCTAAAACACCTGAATTAATGGATGTATTAACTCATCCAAAAATTACAATTGAGCGAAAAAAACAGTTTGTAAGTGAGGCATTTGCTGAACTTTCACCAACTGTTCAACATACGGTTCTTCTATTATTAGAGCGTCACCGCATTCAAATTGTTAGCCAAATGGTGCAAGAGTATCGTTTCCTAGCGAACGAAGTACGTGGCGTGGCAGACGCAACTGTTTATTCTGTCAAACCTTTAAGCGCAGATGAGAAACGAGCAATCTCGCAATCATTTGCTTCAAAAGTTGGAAAACATACGTTAAATATTTCAAATGTAGTAGATAAAAGCCTAATCGGCGGCGTGAAGCTTCGCATTGGTAATCGTATCTATGATGGCAGCATTAGCAGCAAATTAGAAACGATCCACCGAGGACTTCTTGCACACAGATCGTAG
- a CDS encoding F0F1 ATP synthase subunit B produces MAVSNMFVLGAAGINGGDILFQLVMFLILLALLQKFAFGPVMGIMKKREEHIAGEIDEAEKQNEEAKKLVEEQREILKQSRQEVQVMMENARKSAEDKKEEIIAAAREESERLKAAAKQEIEQQKDQAVAALREQVASLSVLIASKVIEKELSEQDQEKLIHEYIQEVGDVR; encoded by the coding sequence ATGGCCGTGTCGAACATGTTTGTGTTAGGAGCAGCAGGCATTAATGGTGGAGATATTCTTTTCCAATTAGTGATGTTCCTTATCCTACTTGCGTTACTTCAAAAATTCGCGTTTGGTCCTGTAATGGGAATCATGAAAAAACGTGAAGAGCATATTGCCGGTGAGATTGATGAAGCAGAAAAGCAAAATGAGGAAGCGAAGAAGCTTGTTGAAGAGCAGCGTGAAATCTTAAAGCAATCTCGTCAAGAAGTGCAAGTAATGATGGAAAACGCTAGAAAGTCTGCAGAAGATAAAAAAGAAGAAATCATTGCAGCAGCACGCGAAGAGTCTGAGCGTCTAAAAGCTGCAGCAAAACAAGAAATCGAACAGCAAAAAGATCAAGCAGTTGCTGCGTTACGTGAGCAAGTTGCTTCATTATCTGTTTTAATTGCGTCGAAAGTTATTGAAAAAGAACTTTCTGAACAAGATCAAGAGAAGTTAATTCATGAATATATCCAAGAAGTAGGGGATGTACGATGA
- the atpE gene encoding F0F1 ATP synthase subunit C, translated as MGLIASAIAIGLAALGAGIGNGLIVSKTIEGTARQPEARGTLTSMMFVGVALVEALPIIAVVIAFMVQGK; from the coding sequence ATGGGTTTAATAGCATCTGCAATTGCGATTGGTTTAGCGGCACTAGGTGCTGGTATTGGTAACGGTCTTATCGTTTCTAAGACGATTGAAGGCACAGCTCGCCAACCAGAAGCACGTGGTACATTAACTTCAATGATGTTCGTTGGGGTTGCCTTAGTTGAGGCGCTTCCAATTATCGCCGTAGTTATTGCATTCATGGTACAAGGTAAATAA
- the atpB gene encoding F0F1 ATP synthase subunit A encodes MGHESPTIEFLGLTFSQSNLLMVTVASVIVFLIAVLCTRTLAMKPSGAQNFIEWVLDFVKGLVNSNMDWKTGGRFLTLGVTLLMYIFVSNMLGLPFAIVIDHNLWWKSPTADPAITLTLAVMVVVLSHYYGIKMRGFSAYTKDYFKPMAFLFPLKIIEEFANTLTLGLRLYGNIYAGEILLSLLAGLATTGFLGTIGAAIPMLLWQGFSIFVGAIQAFIFTMLTMVYLSHKVSSDH; translated from the coding sequence TTGGGTCATGAATCACCAACTATAGAGTTTCTAGGCCTTACTTTTAGTCAAAGTAACTTGCTTATGGTTACCGTAGCTTCTGTTATTGTATTCTTAATTGCAGTTTTATGTACTCGTACTCTTGCTATGAAGCCAAGCGGTGCACAAAACTTTATTGAATGGGTCTTAGATTTTGTTAAAGGACTCGTTAATAGCAATATGGATTGGAAAACAGGTGGCCGCTTTTTGACGCTAGGTGTAACTTTACTTATGTACATTTTTGTGTCAAATATGTTGGGTCTTCCATTCGCCATCGTGATTGACCATAACTTATGGTGGAAATCGCCAACCGCTGATCCAGCAATTACGCTGACGTTAGCCGTTATGGTAGTTGTACTATCACATTATTATGGTATTAAAATGCGAGGTTTCTCTGCATACACGAAAGATTACTTCAAGCCAATGGCATTTTTATTCCCGCTTAAGATTATCGAGGAGTTTGCCAATACGTTAACGCTTGGCCTTCGTCTTTACGGTAATATTTATGCTGGGGAAATTTTGTTAAGCTTGCTAGCTGGTTTAGCAACAACAGGCTTCCTAGGTACAATTGGAGCTGCTATCCCAATGCTTTTATGGCAAGGATTCAGTATTTTTGTAGGCGCAATTCAGGCCTTCATTTTCACAATGTTAACGATGGTTTATTTATCTCACAAAGTGAGTAGCGACCATTAA
- a CDS encoding ATP synthase subunit I — MQDLQHVFPRLRSYILYLLALYVLGWGFTSYKAVFAGLILGTALSLYNLWNLVRKFEQFGQALDEGKKPRSIGTVVRFATAALAVVITISYPKTFHIISVVVGLMTYYVVIIIDLVVQNMRRR, encoded by the coding sequence ATGCAGGATTTGCAGCACGTTTTTCCAAGACTTCGTTCATACATATTGTATTTGTTAGCATTATACGTTCTCGGCTGGGGATTTACAAGTTATAAGGCTGTTTTTGCAGGTTTAATTTTAGGAACCGCCCTGAGTTTGTATAATTTGTGGAACTTAGTAAGAAAGTTTGAACAGTTTGGACAGGCGTTGGATGAGGGGAAAAAGCCCCGTTCAATTGGGACTGTTGTAAGATTTGCAACAGCTGCTCTCGCAGTTGTGATTACCATCTCTTATCCAAAAACCTTTCATATTATTAGTGTAGTTGTGGGATTAATGACGTATTATGTTGTCATTATCATAGATTTAGTTGTTCAAAATATGCGTAGAAGATAG
- a CDS encoding AtpZ/AtpI family protein — protein MKDRNRHPLQAMALVSIILSQLAGSVLIGLFSGRWADQWLDTEPLFLILGLLSGLAAGVFMMLRTVHHFFSGD, from the coding sequence ATGAAAGATCGCAACCGTCATCCTTTGCAAGCGATGGCATTAGTGTCAATCATTCTATCACAGTTAGCAGGTTCAGTCTTAATTGGCTTATTCTCTGGAAGATGGGCTGATCAATGGCTTGACACCGAACCACTATTTTTGATTTTAGGCCTTCTTTCAGGGCTAGCAGCAGGTGTTTTTATGATGCTGCGGACAGTCCACCATTTTTTTTCAGGAGATTAA
- a CDS encoding S8 family serine peptidase, whose protein sequence is MWIKWLMISFILGSGGGQMSLNPTFPSIKQEMNHQEKSIIVMIKKEKFTKFKSQLQKNYPNIKIKSEFHTVFTGLSLNGSISDLEKLSQNPSIISSHSIKNYQVTEENSVTFIGSEQVRGLFDTHNQRLTGKGIKVGVIDTGVDYSHPDLKQTYRGGYDVIDEDYEPMETTREQGEPTLHGTHVAGIIAANGNITGVAPQAEIYAYRALGPGGAGTSESVILAIEKAIQDDVDIINLSLGNDVNGPDLPTSLALDRAVEKGIVTVTSSGNSGPGLWTVGSPGTAGKAISVGASVSPTTVQFLTIGFNKEKIMMAPVEGSRPWTFNQTLRVINEEDSKEQKHASGNVILLKAEGNVVQKKIKQAEQAGAKAVILYSPTEKSIVSKLKESVNIPVIWVSKKSGDTITQHIQSQQPYLRTGQQVVQDLLTSFSSRGPVTTTWGIKPDVVAPGYFINSTVPGGYERMHGTSMAAPHVAGACALILQAHPNWSPEQVKASLMNTSKVMQQLNGQTYRVYEQGAGRIQIAKAVTAESLFYPSSLSFGIFTRPSKKVLSFKIDNQSDKAKTYRLNVPKRDEGVNWDVPLPVTVPPRQTKEIAVTLSVQPRFKNKGIYDGYLEINDSRETFSLPYMYMISIPDYPRVMGLQVAAEKEKNTYSYELFLPEGADQLGVALFDKQSLQFVSYLDVDVDVERGMRKRKITIDESLVPGVYQIFAFVKKHRQEQVVHSTITIE, encoded by the coding sequence ATGTGGATTAAATGGTTAATGATTAGCTTTATATTGGGGAGTGGGGGAGGGCAAATGTCGCTCAATCCGACATTTCCTTCTATAAAACAAGAAATGAATCATCAGGAAAAATCAATCATTGTGATGATTAAAAAAGAAAAATTCACGAAATTTAAAAGTCAGCTACAAAAAAATTATCCTAATATAAAGATTAAGAGCGAATTTCACACGGTGTTTACAGGACTTTCATTAAACGGCTCCATCTCGGATTTGGAAAAACTATCTCAGAATCCATCTATTATTAGTTCACATTCTATTAAAAACTATCAGGTTACAGAAGAAAATAGCGTAACGTTCATTGGCTCAGAACAGGTAAGAGGCTTGTTTGATACTCACAATCAGCGCTTAACAGGAAAAGGGATCAAAGTAGGCGTTATTGATACGGGGGTTGATTATTCTCATCCTGATTTAAAACAAACCTACAGAGGGGGTTACGATGTAATAGATGAAGATTATGAGCCGATGGAAACCACTCGTGAGCAAGGAGAACCGACTCTGCACGGTACTCATGTAGCTGGTATTATTGCAGCGAATGGGAATATTACAGGCGTAGCACCCCAAGCGGAAATCTATGCATACCGAGCTCTTGGACCTGGAGGAGCTGGAACGTCTGAAAGTGTTATCCTAGCTATTGAAAAAGCAATTCAAGATGATGTAGATATTATTAATTTATCATTAGGAAATGATGTGAATGGCCCTGATTTACCAACAAGCTTAGCGTTAGATCGAGCTGTTGAAAAAGGAATTGTAACGGTTACATCTAGCGGCAATTCAGGTCCAGGTTTATGGACGGTGGGCTCTCCGGGTACAGCGGGAAAAGCTATTTCCGTTGGCGCTTCTGTTTCTCCGACAACAGTTCAATTTCTAACAATTGGATTTAACAAAGAAAAAATTATGATGGCGCCAGTAGAAGGGTCTCGTCCATGGACGTTTAATCAAACGCTGCGTGTAATAAATGAAGAAGATTCCAAAGAGCAAAAGCATGCGTCGGGTAACGTCATTTTGCTAAAAGCAGAAGGAAATGTGGTTCAAAAAAAGATTAAACAAGCTGAACAGGCGGGAGCAAAAGCGGTTATTTTATATAGCCCGACAGAAAAAAGCATAGTCAGTAAACTAAAAGAGTCAGTAAATATTCCCGTGATATGGGTAAGTAAAAAAAGCGGTGACACCATTACCCAACACATTCAGTCTCAACAACCGTACTTACGCACTGGCCAGCAAGTGGTGCAAGACTTGCTCACATCTTTCAGTTCAAGAGGGCCTGTAACGACTACTTGGGGAATCAAACCAGACGTCGTCGCACCAGGTTACTTCATTAATAGTACAGTTCCTGGAGGATATGAACGCATGCATGGCACAAGTATGGCTGCGCCCCATGTAGCTGGAGCGTGTGCGCTGATTTTACAAGCTCACCCGAACTGGTCTCCTGAACAAGTCAAAGCTTCATTGATGAACACCAGTAAAGTAATGCAGCAGCTAAACGGTCAAACGTATCGCGTATATGAACAAGGAGCGGGAAGAATTCAAATAGCAAAAGCCGTCACAGCAGAATCTTTGTTTTATCCATCTTCTTTATCTTTTGGTATTTTTACGCGTCCATCAAAGAAAGTTTTATCTTTTAAAATTGATAACCAGTCTGATAAAGCAAAAACGTATCGCTTAAACGTTCCAAAAAGGGATGAAGGAGTGAACTGGGATGTTCCATTACCCGTCACGGTGCCACCCCGTCAGACAAAAGAGATAGCTGTCACTTTATCGGTGCAGCCCCGTTTTAAAAATAAAGGTATATATGACGGATATTTGGAAATAAATGATTCACGTGAAACATTTTCGCTTCCCTATATGTACATGATTAGCATTCCAGATTATCCTCGTGTCATGGGATTGCAAGTAGCAGCGGAAAAAGAGAAAAATACGTATAGCTATGAACTGTTTTTGCCTGAAGGAGCAGATCAGTTAGGCGTCGCTCTTTTTGATAAGCAGTCTTTACAGTTTGTATCGTATTTAGATGTTGACGTGGATGTAGAAAGAGGCATGAGAAAACGAAAAATAACGATTGATGAATCGCTTGTACCAGGAGTGTACCAAATATTTGCATTTGTGAAAAAGCATAGACAAGAGCAGGTTGTACACAGTACAATAACGATTGAATGA
- the wecB gene encoding non-hydrolyzing UDP-N-acetylglucosamine 2-epimerase, with amino-acid sequence MKQPIKVMTIFGTRPEAIKMAPLVLELKKRPEEFEAIVTVTAQHREMLDQVLSIFDIQPDYDLNIMKDRQTLMDVTTRGLQGLDDVMKKVKPDMVLVHGDTTTTFIAGLAAFYNQIQVGHVEAGLRTWNKYSPYPEEMNRQLTGVLADLHFAPTDKSAANLQVENKKEERIFVTGNTAIDALKTTVKETYEHEVLTKLGDDRLILLTAHRRENLGEPMKNMFRAVKRIVDEHEDVQVVYPVHLNPVVRETANDILGNDPRIHLIEPLDVIDFHNFAERAHIILTDSGGVQEEAPSLGVPVLVLRDTTERPEGIEAGTLKLAGTEEETIYTLAKELLIDEGVYKQMSQASNPYGDGLASKRICDAISYYFNRRENRPEAFNPLS; translated from the coding sequence ATGAAGCAGCCAATTAAAGTAATGACGATATTCGGGACAAGACCAGAAGCAATTAAAATGGCTCCTCTAGTATTAGAGCTTAAAAAGCGACCAGAAGAGTTCGAAGCAATTGTTACAGTAACGGCTCAGCACCGTGAAATGTTAGACCAAGTATTGAGCATCTTTGACATTCAGCCTGACTATGACCTGAACATTATGAAGGATCGCCAAACCCTTATGGACGTAACGACCAGAGGATTACAAGGCTTGGACGACGTAATGAAAAAAGTAAAGCCGGACATGGTACTTGTACACGGTGATACAACTACGACGTTTATTGCTGGGCTAGCAGCTTTTTATAATCAGATTCAGGTCGGGCATGTTGAAGCAGGTTTGCGCACATGGAATAAATATTCTCCATACCCGGAAGAAATGAACCGTCAGCTTACAGGTGTTCTCGCTGATTTGCACTTTGCTCCAACAGATAAGTCTGCAGCTAATTTGCAAGTAGAGAACAAAAAAGAAGAGCGAATCTTTGTGACTGGAAATACAGCTATCGATGCGTTAAAAACAACAGTAAAAGAGACATATGAGCATGAAGTGTTAACGAAATTGGGAGATGATCGTCTTATTTTGTTAACGGCACATCGCCGCGAAAATTTAGGCGAACCAATGAAAAATATGTTCCGTGCTGTTAAGCGTATTGTAGATGAACATGAAGATGTGCAAGTTGTGTATCCTGTTCATTTGAATCCAGTAGTTAGAGAAACAGCAAACGATATCTTAGGAAATGACCCGCGCATTCATTTAATTGAACCGTTAGATGTAATTGACTTCCATAACTTCGCTGAGCGCGCTCATATTATTTTGACAGATTCGGGCGGTGTTCAAGAAGAAGCTCCTTCATTAGGCGTACCTGTATTGGTACTTCGCGATACAACAGAGCGCCCGGAAGGAATTGAAGCAGGAACGCTCAAACTAGCAGGCACGGAAGAAGAAACGATTTATACGCTAGCAAAAGAGCTGTTAATAGATGAAGGCGTATATAAGCAAATGTCACAAGCATCGAATCCTTACGGAGACGGCTTAGCTTCTAAACGCATTTGTGATGCTATTAGCTACTATTTCAACCGCCGTGAAAACAGACCGGAAGCTTTTAATCCGCTTTCGTAA